ATTTTTTAGGTGTTGAAAAAGTTGGTTGGCTTTGGTTGGGATTATCCAGTGTGTGCCAGATTCTTAAATTTGGCATTTCGCTCTTGGATAATCTTTTTCTTTTCGGCAAGGTTTGAAGTGTCATAGGTATAATACTTCTCGTTGACCTCGGTAGTATGTCCTAACATACTTGCGACCACTGATTTTGGTGTGCCTTTAGCTTGTAAGTCGGAACTGGTTGTTTTCCGTAGCTTAGTGATACCACCACCGTTTAATTTGTTTTCCCGGCATAACCGTGTCATGCAGTCAGTTATGTTTCTTGCATGGGTATAACTTCCATTGCCATCCGTGAAAATCCATTCACATAAAATTCCATGTTCTTCTTGTACTCGCTTGATGCGTGCCAATAAGTGATTAATCTGTCCGTCAACCGGATAGGCTCTTGATTTCTTGGTTTTAGTCTTACCAACAGAAAATTCATTTTTTAACCGATTGTGTTTTGCAGATTTATTGATACTGATGCAGATATCATTGATATCAGACCATTTCAAGGTTGATAGCTCACTAACCCTCATACCCGTGTACATTGCTAATTCTATGGCATAAGGCGGCATATATAAAGGGTTCTCCCTATAATATCCATGCAAGGCTTTTAAGATAATAGCAAGTTCAGTATCGGTATAGTATTTATCGCAGTCAGATACTTCAATTTCTCCACAATGTTTTGTAAAGTCCTTAGGCTCAAGAAATTCCACTGGATTATCTGTGATAATTTTTTCAATTCTTGCGTATCTAATCACGTTTTTTATATAGCTGAAAAACTTACGTGTGGTTTCTTTGCACAATTCAAGTCGCTTGATGGTTTCCAACATAAAAACTTTTATTGTGTTCTCATTAATCTGATTAATAGGCATCTCAGCAAAGTCTGTACCAACAAAGAAACGTTTGCAGTCAGTATTAAACTTATAGATTGAGTTATCGTCTAATTCTAAATCCTTAATACTTCGCCACATGTAATAGACTTCTAGGAAAGTAGGGCAAGTCTTTTCCTGCTTTTTTCGGGATTCCTCAATGACATAATACTCTATGATTTTACTATTCAATTTTTCCTCGTTGACACTCTCAATCTGCTTTCCCTTTGGCGGTTCAACCCCCTCTTTTGGTAAATAGCTGTACCACTTACCATTTTTTCCTTGCCAGTAGTTATACATTTTTTTGTGTAAATCAAGAACTTGTTTTTTATTCATATCAACCTGTTCTTGTATATCCGTTAGCGAAAGTATACCAGTTTTTAATTCTTGATACAATATCTTTATTGAATCTGCTCTCGACATAATGGCTTTCTCATATTGCAGGATTTCAAGGGCGTTCAGTTTAGCCAGTACAATCACGCCCCTTTTTAATTTTCAGATATGTAACACTGCTGTCTTTAAGGGGTGAGCCGTTTGTAATGATAGATTTTGTATCATACACCTGTCTGGTATATTCTTTCTGAAAGACGACATTCTCTTGTGTTAAATCCTGTAGAATATCATCTGTAAGCATTAACTTTTGTTCAATTGGCATTTTAAGGTTTTGAGATTTGAAAAATGCCTTTTTTTTGTGTTCCTTTAACTCTAGGTCTTTACCAAAATATTTGCTTAAATAACGTCCTCTGTTCTCCATGCTGTCTACATCAATGCGGTTTATTTTGATAAATCCATACGTCCATAAATCTTGTAGTTTTTCCTTTGCCACAAACGGAAAATCAAAGAAAATAACATGGTAGTGGATTGCTCCACGTTTCTGTTTCTCCCACGTTGCAATATATTTCAATGTCTGGACTTTGGTTTGATACAGATAGTAATTTAATCGTTGTATAAAATACTTAAATTCCTTGTTGGTTATAGTGATGTCTTGAATATTCTCTCGGAATGTCAGCGTTAAAAATTTGGTCTTGTTATCAAAATTGCAGTCAACAATACGGGCAATCTCCCAACGGGTTTGCTCATAGTGTTTTTGCTTGCGCTTTAAACTGTCATATTGCTTATGAGCCGACATTTCATCAAATACTTTACGTTTATGTGCTTGTGTATTACTTGTTTTTGAATCTGAATTTGAATGGCTGTAAATTGGAGTTTCATAGAAATACACTTCTTTCGTAGTAGGAGTTTCAATGATTTTCGTATTGTATACAAAACATTGTTTTGCTTTGCCCACGAAATTCACCTCGTATCCTATTTTGTATGTGCTTGTTTCTACTCCGATTTTTCGGAAGATGTTGTTTTATATATCAAGTAAAGATAGAACGATATCTGTTTCCTTAAATGGTGCAGATAGTCAGCACCTTATGACGTTGTCCGGCACTGACTATCTGCCCCCTTTAGGGAACTATTTTGTTCCGGCTTTTCTGATATTGGCAGCTTCTGCTTTGACGGATAAGCGTCCATTATAAAGACTCGCCCATGTATGTAGTCCCTCAAATGAAACGGTCACTTGTCCTCTTTGCTCCAATTCTTCATTAGACACAAGCTGATTGGCATTTTTAACGCCAACTTTGATTTTCTCAAATTTCAGCTTTGGAAAAAGAACAGTGTAGTAGAAGCCTAGTTTCTCTTTGGTGTTGTAGTCAATCCATTCAGATACTTCGACTAATTGAAATTGTTCCTCCAGTTTGTCCGGGTTTAAAATGAAATCAGTTCCTCTAATCAATAAATATGACCTCCTTAAAATATTTGATTATCTGATATTCAGATATTTATTATAATACAGCACAGAATAAGCGATGTCAAGAGAAATATCTTAATATCCGATAAAAAGATTGACAGAGTGAAAACATTGAAATATAATGAGCATAAACAAGGAGGATTGCGATGAATAAAATAAAAGAATTGAGAAAAGAAAATAACATCACAGTTGCGGAATTGGCAAAAGAGTTGGGAATTTCACAAAGTATGCTGACTAACTATGAAAATGGGAATGGAACTCCAAGGGATGATTCTATATGGGATAGGTTATCACAACTGTTTGGCGTAAGCAAAAGTCATGTTATGGGATTGACTACAGATATTGATGTGGTTCACAGAAAGAAAAAATTTAAAGCGGTTGTGGATATGTCAGAACCCATATCAATACAAGTGGAAAATCAAACAGACATTGATATCTTGACTAAGTTGGACCTACTGGATGATGAAGATACAAACAAGGTATTAGACTTTATTAACAATCTTCTTACTATAAAGAAATATGAGGGAATTGAAGATAGTCCAATCGAATATGTGACGAAATAGCAGAAGTAATCTAAGGCGTCCACTTGCCCAGCCGACCCGCCGCCCTGTTAGGAACCGTCGCTCTGGGCATCCTTCGGAACGTTGGTTTTTGAAAGAACACGAACAAGAAAGAACTAGATGTGGAAAGTATACAGAGAATAGCAGACAGCACGATTGCGAAAGTGTTGTCTGTTATTCTTTTTCTTAGTCATATTCAAAAACAACGGTTTTAAAGGGTTTCTCTCCATAACGAATCAGCCATGCAGAATAATAGAGATTGATTTCAAGGGTAGTAGGAGTGCCGTTAATCTTGTTGTGTTCTGTTTCGATTTTACGAATAGTCTCATCAATTCCCCAATATTTGTAAACAATAACAGTTAGCTCCGTGTCTCGTGTGCCTTGATTACTGAATGACATGCTGTTACGGACATGGTAATCGGGCAGACTGATGTAATAGCAGATTCCGGCAATTAGACAGAACAATAAAAATGTAGTTATGACTTTTATTTTCATGTGTATGCACCTCTCTTTCTTAAATCCCTAAGGGGATAACTATATAGTACCTCGCTGTATAGTGAATTACTACATAAAGATTTATTAAATATACTTTGTGTAGGGGTGATGTATATGAATTATGGACATTTAGAGTTAAGGATAGAAGAACTGTTGAAAGAACGGGATATCAGTAAGAATACCATTTGCAAAGAGTTGGATATTCCGAGGTCAAATTTTAACAGATATTGCAGAAATGAATTTCAAAGGCTGGATGCAAATTTGATTTGTAAGTTATGTGATTATTTTGATTGTGAAGTTGGCGAATTGATTTGTTATGTAAAAGAATAACGAGCTGTTGCTGTTATTGGCATGGAATGGATAAAAGGGTATGCGGAGGTGTGAAAGTCTCTCATACCTTTTTACTTGTGTATTTTATAAAATCGAATTATACTGTGAGTAGTGAAAGTTAAGCAAATAGAATTTGTAAATCTGGACAAATCCGATTTATTATATGAAAGGAAATTATATTATGAAAATTGATGTATGTTCAAAGAAAGAACAGGATTATATTATTGAAAGACTGGTGGAATATAATCTATCTCAGGTTGAGGCTAAACAGAAAGAAAATTTCATAGATTTAAGCAAGAAAATCGGTAAGGATGATAAGATTGTTGCTGGTATTGTAGCAAGGATGTATTGTTGGAATGTAGTTTATGTTGATACATTGTGGGTCGATTCTAGTTATAGAGGGAAAAAACTTGGTAGCTTACTTTTAGAAGAAGTTGAAAATGATGCTAAATCAAAAGGTGCTAAACTTATTCATCTTGATACATTTGATTTTCAAGCCAAAGAATTTTATGAGAAGCAAGGGTATATTGTATTTGGTATATTAGAAAATTGTCCAGAAAAGCATTATAGATATTATTTGAAAAAAGTCTTATAGTTCTTAAATCAAACTTTTGGTCAATATATAAAACTCGACAACTTCCAGTTTGTCAAAATTAAGTACATAATCTTGCTTGGCACAATGGCGGAAATTAGCCACAGGGAACACCTATGGCTAGTGTTTTTTAGCTAATCTATTGAATTTAATAAACTTTTAGAACAAACGGATATACAAGTTTTCCTTTCTGACCGTTTAGGTCGCTTGTTTATATTTGTCATTGGTTGGCTTTTGGTTGGGATTCTTAAATACCCCTTACAAAGCCCGTAAATACGTTGTTCGTTGACCGTAGAGGTCGCAAGTTCAAATCTTGTCACTCCGACTATGATTGGTCGCAAAGCTGATATATGGTTAGTTTTGTGGCTTTTCTTTTTTTGTAAAGTTGTAGTTTAAATATTTTCCATGGTATACTGAGTTTATAGAGTTGGAAGGGGGAATATTATGACTGATAAAAAAGAAAAGTCAATGATACAGTATTTCTTATTATTCATGTTTAGTTTTGAAATTCTATTTATTTTTTTGGGGATTTTATATAATCAGGTGTTTCATTTAAAAAAATTCTCAGAAGGTTATATTTTGATGCTTTTACCAACCATGAGTACTTTGTTTGCAAAACAACGGGCATCAAGTCAGAATGAATCCAATAAATTTTTTAAGTTTTATAAAATTTGTTTTGCAGGAATGACGATATATACTGTAATATCTGTTGTTATTCCAAGTAGTGCCGTTATATCTCAAATATTGATGATAGCTGAATCATTATGTAGTATTTACTTTTTACAATCCATTGGAGAAAATACTTTGGCAAATATAGGTCTGTCTTATAATGTTTCGTTTAAGGAAGTATTGAAATATGCGTTGCTTTATATCGCTATTTTTATTCTTATGGTTCGAGTGGAATTCGTATGTGATTATCTAAAAACAGGAGATGTAGCGCAATTAAAGGTTCCATTGGCAGATGTGAAACAGCTAGTTGGTTTTGTTCCACTGTTTATCTTTACATTTATTGTATTCTTGGGCGAGGAATATGGTTGGGGATATTTTATGTTTCCATTGCTGGAGAAGGAATATGGGGTTTATAAAGCAATATTTTTCCTTGGAACGATAGAAGTGCTTTTTCATTTGCCGATAGATTATATGATAACTAAACTTCCAATTACTTTTTTTATTGGACGGTCTGTTATGCTTATTAGCCATACAATTTTTATGTGTTGGATTTATAAGCGGACATCAACTATATGGATTGCAGTGGTGATTCATTTCTTAAATAATAATTTATTAGGATTATGGAAATTAACAGAGAATAGCTTTACATTTTCAACGCCATTGGCAGTCATTTGTTATGTTGTAATATTCGGCTCGTTTATCTTTTCAAAAACATTAAAAAATCAAAGAAAGCCAGTTGCAAAGGAATTTTCTGTGCTATAATGAAAGAACAGCTTGATTGTGCCAAGGCACATTCATTGTTCTAGGAGTGACATCATGAAAATAGGTATTTTTGACTCGGGCATGGGTGGGTTGTCTGTTCTGCACCGTGCACTTCGCATGATACCAGAAGCAGATTTTCTCTATTATGCGGACGAGGAGCACGTCCCATATGGGGAAAAAACAAGAGAGCAAGTCCGGGGATATATTGACGAAATTATAGCATTTATGATAAAGAAGCAGGTAGATGCGATTGTGATTGCCTGCAATACAGCTACGAGTGTGGCCACAAAAGAATACAGAAGTCAGTTTCCACTGCCGATTGTGGGCATGGAACCGGCAGTGAAAAAAGCAGTAGAAGAATATGCTGACAGACCGGGAAGAATCCTGGTGGCAGCAACACCAATCACAATTCAAGGAGACAAGCTTCATCACTTGGTGGACCGGGTGGATAAGCGTGATATGGTAGATCTGGTTGCGCTCCCAAAGCTGGTTAGATTTGCAGAGCAGGAAATATTTGATCAGGATCAGGTTGTGCCGTATCTTAAGGAGGCGCTGAAGGATTATCCATTAGAGGAATATAAAGCATTTGTCCTTGGCTGTACGCATTTTAATTATTTCAAAGAGAGCTATCAGGAGATTTTCCCGAATAAGATAGAATTTGTAGATGGAAATGAAGGAGCACTTCGGGAATTAATCCGTAGAATGGAAAAAGAGTGTGATACGATCAGTGTGAAGAATGGGGCTAATGATGCAGAGGAATTTTCAAAAACTGATCGGGTTACATATTATTTTTCTGGTAAGCAGATTTCAGCGGCAGACCAGATACGTATTGACAAATATATGTGTCAGTTAGACCGAATGGCACTTATATAAAATCCCATATAAAGGAGGATGACAAATATGAGGTATCAGATTCAGGGAGATACTCTTCCGGTTGTGATCTGCCAGCTTGAAGCGGGTGAGCGGATGATTACGGAAGGAGGCGGTATGTCCTGGATGTCTCCGAACATGAAGATGGAGACAACGACCAATGGAGGGATTGGGAAAGCTGTAGGAAGAATGTTCTCAGGAGAGAAGATGTTCCAGAATATTTACACTGCACAGGGAGGCAACGGAATGATCGCATTTGCTTCTTGCTTTCCAGGATCGATTCGTGCATTTAACATCAGACCGGGGCAGGAAATGATCTTCCAGAAGAGTGCATTTCTGGCAAGTGAAGCGGGAGTACAGTTGTCTGTACATTTCCATAAGAAAGTGGCTTCCGGATTATTTGGAGGAGAAGGATTTGTTCTTCAGAAAGTCAGCGGACAGGGAGTTGCATTTGCGGAATTTGACGGACATGTAGTGGAATATGAACTGCAGCCGGGACAGCAGATTGTGATTGATACGGGACATCTTGCAGCAATGACAGCCAGTTGTCAGATGGATATTCAGACTGTGCCGGGCGTGAAGAATATGCTTTTTGGAGGCGAAGGGCTGTTTAATACCGTGATTACAGGACCGGGAAGGGTATGGCTTCAGACAATGCCGATCAGTAATGTTGCCGGGGCACTCAGACCATATATTCCGTCAGGCTCATAAGGTGAGGTATTTATAAGGCGCACGGATAAAAAACTGGTTATTATAGGTGCAATTCAAATTTGCATATAGCCAAGTTTTGAATCCGTGCGTTTATAATTTTAACAATACAGGAATAGAGGAAGTGAGATGGAAATGGAGAAGGTGAAGAAGGAGCTCATGCATATGTTTCATGCGTGGAGAATATTGTTAGGGAGTCTGGTGAAATGGATTCTATTATCGATTGTGATTGGCGGTGTGATCGGTGTCATCGCCAGTGCATTTGCGAATCTGATCACGTGGGCAACGGACTTTCGTATGGGGCATATGTGGATGGTATATCTGCTGCCTTTTGCAGGTCTCATGATTGTTTTTCTTTATCATGTTACGGGGCAAGAGAAGAATGCCGGAACAGATATGGTGCTTATGGTAGTACGGTCAGATCAGAATACGATGCCGGGAAGAGTGGCACCATTGATTTTGATTGCGACAGCTTTGACGCATTTGTTTGGAGGTTCTGCCGGCCGGGAAGGTGCGGCACTTCAGTTTGGGGCAAGCCTCGGAAATTGGCTGGGACGTAAGATACATTTGAATGAGAGTGATAAACGTATTATGACGCTGGCGGGTATGAGCGCAGCTTTTGCAGCACTATTTGGAACGCCGATGGCAGCAGCAGTGTTCCCGATGGAGGTTATCAGCGTCGGGATTATGTATTATGCAGCGCTCGTTCCGTGCGTGTTCTCCGCATTTATCGGAGAGCGGATTTCAATCTTTATGGGAGTTCGGACATTGACTGCGCCGTATCCCGTAGAAGAAGTTCCGAATTTTTATGGAATCGCGTGGGGAAAAGCAATTCTTCTGGCAATCTGTTTTGCATTTGCCGGAGCGCTGTTTTGCGTGATGTTACATATTTTTGAAAAGCAGTTGAAAAAATGGTTTCAGAATCCGTACCTTCGTGTGTTTGTTGGAGGTGTGACAGTCGTTCTTTTGTGGAAGATTACGGGAACAGATACCTATCTGGGGCTTGGTGGAGGTACGATTGCGCAGAGCTTTGCAGAACCGCAGAAATTGTGGGTTTTTTTGCTGAAAATACTATTTACATGTATCACACTTTGTTCTGGTTTTAAAGGCGGTGAGATAGTCCCGTCACTGTTTATTGGGGCGACATTCGGCTCCGCACTGGCACCGATATTTGGCTTGCCGGTAGATATCTGTGCAGCGTGTGGCATGGTAGGCGTGTTCTGTGCTGTGACAAACAGTCCGATCAGCTCCCTTCTGATTGCATTTGAGCTGTTTGGATTTGCAGGAATGCCGTATTTCTGTACCGTAATAGCAGTCAGCTATCTGCTGTCTGGATATCAGAGCCTTTATAAAGCGCAGAAGATTGTGTACTCCAAGACGGAAAATAAATACATAGATAGAAATACGACCTCTTAAAATAATAAAAATGCCACACAGACAGGTGACGAAAGAAAGCCTTGAATCTGTGTGGCGCTTTTGCTAAAAAAACAATCAATTGAAATTAGTTAGCGTCGCAGGACTGCAATCACGACTCCGAATTTTAGCCATTGTACCATATCGGTATGATTGTTCGGGTCAACTGTGATAATATCGCCATAACCGTTGATCGGGAGCAGCTGACAAGGATTTCCCTGTTGCATCTTGCGGATAAATGCGCGGCCGGTCGGCTTGTGGATCAGGATACAGGTGTCACCGTCACGCGGAGGTTTCTTTGAAATTCCCAGGATATCATTTCTGACATACACAGGATTAAGGTGGTTGGAAGTAATGCGAATGCCACAATGCAGGCGTTCACCATATTTCTTAATATATTCTGGACAGTAGATACGTTCTTCATTCGCAGAATCCAGTACCATACCATCTTCCATGTTGCCGGTCAGTACAAGAACATCCAGCATATTTTCTGAATCCTGCTCGTGACTCATCATTTCCAGTTCGAAATCAATCTTGCCACTGATGTATGCCTTCTGGCGATTATTTAACAGACGAAACTTTTTCAGACATTCCATTTCCGGATTATCATTTCCAAATAACTCATAAAGAAAATGCCCTGTCAGTTTGTAGATTTGCATGGCGATCATGATATCAATTTTGTCAGTCCTCCGAGAAATGATATTTTTGTAAGTAGACACTGAAATTTCCAGTTTGGATGCAAATTCTGCCTGTGTCATTCCAAGATTTAAACGTTCCTTTTCCAAATTCTGGACAAAACAGTCCAATAATACATTTTTCGTCATATTTGTCTCGATTTCCCCTTTTTTGTTTGCTGGAATAATGGACAAAAAACTGACCATTTATAAAATGATGTTGAAAAAAAGTCGTAAATTTCGGTTAAGTAATTAGCTTAGTAGTTGGATATAATACTTTATGTAAGTATTATATCAAGTGCATTTTTTTAAATCAACTACAGAATCAGGGGGGACGTAACATGGAGAATGCAACATTACAAGTTTTATCGAAATGCAATATTACGCCAAAATATAAAGGGTATACATATTTACCAGTGGCGGTCAGACTGGCGGATCAGTACATGAGAGAGCCGCTGTGCATTATGGCTGATATTTATCCTGTTATTGGACAAATCTATGACGAATCGCCAAGAAAAGTAGAGCGGGCAATCCGGAAGGTTGTAGAAGTGGGGTGGCAGAACAACCGGGAATATATGGTGGAGATTATGGGATTTGGTGCGAAGAAATGTCCTGGAAGCGCGCAGTTTATTGATGCACTTGTGTATTATATCAACTGGAAGATGACTCACACCTCGCAGCAAGAATGCCGAGGCATTCTTGAAACTCAACAGTAATCCACAGCCAGCTTTGAGAGGAATTGTCTAAGAGAAGATTGAAAGAAAGGAAAAGAACAAAAAAAGAACATAAAAAAGTTGAAAAAATGTCTTGCAAAGAAAAAAAACATGTGCTAACATAAGAGCATCTTTTTAGAGACAGTATAAAAAATGCAAAGAAAGAGACTCTGTTCGTGATAACTTGACAGGAATATGACGCCACCGACTGAGAGCGTCATTTGAGGGAAAGGAACAATAGGGAACACTCTGGAGCAGACTGAGCGAAAGCAATTCAGGTTTAAATTTACAGCAATTGCAGGTAGAGCAGTACGCTGGCACGCGTTATGTGCGAGAGATGAATTCAAAGACGAGTTCAAAAGCGGGTGGTACCGCGGATATTAAGATAATCCGTCCCGGAATACGATTATGTATTCCGGGACTTTTTGCATTAAGAAAGATACTTTCTGAAAGAAAAATATTAAAAGAGTAATAAAATGGAACAAAATTTAACAGGAGGGAAACAGTCATGGAATACCAGACAGGCGTAAAGAAGAAAGATACATTGGAGATTACAGAACTTTTAAATGCAAAGACCAGCGAGGCAGTAAAAGTCAATGGTGCAGTGCATACAATCCGTGATATGGGGACAGTTGCATTTGTAATCTTAAGAAAAAGAGAAGGCCTGCTCCAGTGTGTATACGAAGAAGGCAGTGCCACATTTGATCTGAAAGAAATCAAAGAAGCATCAACGCTTGAAGTCGAAGGGGTGCTTGAGCAGAATGAAAAAGCGCCGAATGGCATTGAAATCCGCATGAAAAAAGTTAAAATCTTAAGTCAGCCGGAAGATGAGATGATGCCGCTTGCAATTTCCAAGTGGAAATTAAACACTTCTCTGGAGGCAAAGTTAAATTATCGTTCCATTTCTCTTAGAAATATCAGGGAGCGTGCAAAATTCCGGATTCAGGAAGGACTGACAAGAGCATTTCGTGATTTTCTATATAGTCAGGAATTTACTGAAATTCATACACCGAAGATTGGAGCCAAAAGTGCAGAAGGTGGTGCAAACTTATTTAAGCTGGAATATTTCCACCGCCCGGCAGTGCTCCAGCAAAGTCCTCAGTTCTACAAACAGATGATGGTCGGTGTGTTTGACCGGGTATTTGAAACGGCGCCGGTGTTCCGTGCTGAGAAGCATAATACGAAGAGACATTTGAACGAATATACGAGTCTGGACTTCGAGATTGGCTATATTGATGGATTTGAGGATATTATGGGAATGGAGACAGGATTTCTCCAGTATGCCATGGAACTTTTAAAAAAAGATTATGCCAGAGAACTGAAGATTCTGAATGTGGAACTTCCGAAAGTAGATCAGATTCCGGCAGTAAAATTCAGTGAGATCAAAGAGCTGGTAGCTGAGAAATATAATCACAAGATGCGTAACCCATTTGATCTGGAGCCGGAAGAAGAAGTACTGATCGGAAAATATGCAAAAGAAGAGTGGGGCAGCGATTTTGTATTTGTTACGCACTATCCGTCCAAGAAGCGTCCATTTTACGCGATGGACGATCCGGAGGATCCGAAATATACACTGAGCTTTGATCTTCTCTTCCGTGGTCTTGAGATTACGACCGGAGGTCAGAGAATCCACGATTATCAGACACTTCTAAAGAAGATTGAAGTAAGAGGCATGACGACAGAAGGT
The sequence above is drawn from the Dorea formicigenerans genome and encodes:
- a CDS encoding GNAT family N-acetyltransferase; this encodes MKIDVCSKKEQDYIIERLVEYNLSQVEAKQKENFIDLSKKIGKDDKIVAGIVARMYCWNVVYVDTLWVDSSYRGKKLGSLLLEEVENDAKSKGAKLIHLDTFDFQAKEFYEKQGYIVFGILENCPEKHYRYYLKKVL
- a CDS encoding CPBP family intramembrane glutamic endopeptidase — encoded protein: MTDKKEKSMIQYFLLFMFSFEILFIFLGILYNQVFHLKKFSEGYILMLLPTMSTLFAKQRASSQNESNKFFKFYKICFAGMTIYTVISVVIPSSAVISQILMIAESLCSIYFLQSIGENTLANIGLSYNVSFKEVLKYALLYIAIFILMVRVEFVCDYLKTGDVAQLKVPLADVKQLVGFVPLFIFTFIVFLGEEYGWGYFMFPLLEKEYGVYKAIFFLGTIEVLFHLPIDYMITKLPITFFIGRSVMLISHTIFMCWIYKRTSTIWIAVVIHFLNNNLLGLWKLTENSFTFSTPLAVICYVVIFGSFIFSKTLKNQRKPVAKEFSVL
- a CDS encoding helix-turn-helix domain-containing protein, producing MNKIKELRKENNITVAELAKELGISQSMLTNYENGNGTPRDDSIWDRLSQLFGVSKSHVMGLTTDIDVVHRKKKFKAVVDMSEPISIQVENQTDIDILTKLDLLDDEDTNKVLDFINNLLTIKKYEGIEDSPIEYVTK
- the murI gene encoding glutamate racemase, with translation MKIGIFDSGMGGLSVLHRALRMIPEADFLYYADEEHVPYGEKTREQVRGYIDEIIAFMIKKQVDAIVIACNTATSVATKEYRSQFPLPIVGMEPAVKKAVEEYADRPGRILVAATPITIQGDKLHHLVDRVDKRDMVDLVALPKLVRFAEQEIFDQDQVVPYLKEALKDYPLEEYKAFVLGCTHFNYFKESYQEIFPNKIEFVDGNEGALRELIRRMEKECDTISVKNGANDAEEFSKTDRVTYYFSGKQISAADQIRIDKYMCQLDRMALI
- a CDS encoding helix-turn-helix domain-containing protein is translated as MNYGHLELRIEELLKERDISKNTICKELDIPRSNFNRYCRNEFQRLDANLICKLCDYFDCEVGELICYVKE
- a CDS encoding helix-turn-helix domain-containing protein; the protein is MTKNVLLDCFVQNLEKERLNLGMTQAEFASKLEISVSTYKNIISRRTDKIDIMIAMQIYKLTGHFLYELFGNDNPEMECLKKFRLLNNRQKAYISGKIDFELEMMSHEQDSENMLDVLVLTGNMEDGMVLDSANEERIYCPEYIKKYGERLHCGIRITSNHLNPVYVRNDILGISKKPPRDGDTCILIHKPTGRAFIRKMQQGNPCQLLPINGYGDIITVDPNNHTDMVQWLKFGVVIAVLRR
- a CDS encoding tyrosine-type recombinase/integrase yields the protein MSRADSIKILYQELKTGILSLTDIQEQVDMNKKQVLDLHKKMYNYWQGKNGKWYSYLPKEGVEPPKGKQIESVNEEKLNSKIIEYYVIEESRKKQEKTCPTFLEVYYMWRSIKDLELDDNSIYKFNTDCKRFFVGTDFAEMPINQINENTIKVFMLETIKRLELCKETTRKFFSYIKNVIRYARIEKIITDNPVEFLEPKDFTKHCGEIEVSDCDKYYTDTELAIILKALHGYYRENPLYMPPYAIELAMYTGMRVSELSTLKWSDINDICISINKSAKHNRLKNEFSVGKTKTKKSRAYPVDGQINHLLARIKRVQEEHGILCEWIFTDGNGSYTHARNITDCMTRLCRENKLNGGGITKLRKTTSSDLQAKGTPKSVVASMLGHTTEVNEKYYTYDTSNLAEKKKIIQERNAKFKNLAHTG
- a CDS encoding chloride channel protein, with protein sequence MEMEKVKKELMHMFHAWRILLGSLVKWILLSIVIGGVIGVIASAFANLITWATDFRMGHMWMVYLLPFAGLMIVFLYHVTGQEKNAGTDMVLMVVRSDQNTMPGRVAPLILIATALTHLFGGSAGREGAALQFGASLGNWLGRKIHLNESDKRIMTLAGMSAAFAALFGTPMAAAVFPMEVISVGIMYYAALVPCVFSAFIGERISIFMGVRTLTAPYPVEEVPNFYGIAWGKAILLAICFAFAGALFCVMLHIFEKQLKKWFQNPYLRVFVGGVTVVLLWKITGTDTYLGLGGGTIAQSFAEPQKLWVFLLKILFTCITLCSGFKGGEIVPSLFIGATFGSALAPIFGLPVDICAACGMVGVFCAVTNSPISSLLIAFELFGFAGMPYFCTVIAVSYLLSGYQSLYKAQKIVYSKTENKYIDRNTTS
- a CDS encoding sporulation initiation factor Spo0A C-terminal domain-containing protein, which gives rise to MENATLQVLSKCNITPKYKGYTYLPVAVRLADQYMREPLCIMADIYPVIGQIYDESPRKVERAIRKVVEVGWQNNREYMVEIMGFGAKKCPGSAQFIDALVYYINWKMTHTSQQECRGILETQQ
- a CDS encoding rolling circle replication-associated protein is translated as MGKAKQCFVYNTKIIETPTTKEVYFYETPIYSHSNSDSKTSNTQAHKRKVFDEMSAHKQYDSLKRKQKHYEQTRWEIARIVDCNFDNKTKFLTLTFRENIQDITITNKEFKYFIQRLNYYLYQTKVQTLKYIATWEKQKRGAIHYHVIFFDFPFVAKEKLQDLWTYGFIKINRIDVDSMENRGRYLSKYFGKDLELKEHKKKAFFKSQNLKMPIEQKLMLTDDILQDLTQENVVFQKEYTRQVYDTKSIITNGSPLKDSSVTYLKIKKGRDCTG
- a CDS encoding TIGR00266 family protein translates to MRYQIQGDTLPVVICQLEAGERMITEGGGMSWMSPNMKMETTTNGGIGKAVGRMFSGEKMFQNIYTAQGGNGMIAFASCFPGSIRAFNIRPGQEMIFQKSAFLASEAGVQLSVHFHKKVASGLFGGEGFVLQKVSGQGVAFAEFDGHVVEYELQPGQQIVIDTGHLAAMTASCQMDIQTVPGVKNMLFGGEGLFNTVITGPGRVWLQTMPISNVAGALRPYIPSGS